The window CCAGATTTCTAACCGAGAATTAAAACTTCTTTAAACCGATTCTTAAAAACAGAAAACCGCAATATTTTAATTGCGGTTTTATTGTATATAATATTTTACAAAAAAAGCAGTGCAACTTTGGAAAATAGTACTGCTTTTTTTAGAATTTCTCAGAACATTACAGCTGTTTTAATTTTTTTAAAGTAATTCCTAAAATTATCTGTAAAACACCAAACATAATGATGGAGAAAGCAGTATAATACACAATAGTTAACCCACCAATATAAGGATTGAAAATCATTAATAAGGAAAGTAAAATTCCCAAAATCCCGAATATTAATGGTATTGTCCATGCAGAGATATTCATTTCTTTAAGAGCAATAGCATGTCCAATTCCTGTAATAGAACGGAACATGATGATAAACCCAACATATATCGGGAGAAAAGTAGCCGTTAACATGGGGGAAGCCATTAAAATTATTCCGAAAAGTAAATCTATAATCCCGCCAACCAATGCCCAACCCCAATTTTGAAAATGTCTGTTGCTGATTGCATTTATTATTTCAAAAATCCCACTGATAAAGAAGATTGCGGCAAAAAGCATCGTGAGCGCTAAATAAGATGATAGTGGTGTACGGAATATATATATCCCGCTAATAATAAAAATAATTCCTGTAATAATTGGTAAAAACCAATACTTGTAAGGCTTAGAGTAAGATTCGTTCATAATAAAATTGTTTTTTTTGGTTAAATTTATAATTAATGTGTTCTATTCCTACTTTATTTTAAAAACTATAGCCAGCTCCAAAATTCAAATACACTGGTCTCATGGTAAAAGTTATTGTTTTAAAATCTGATTTAAACATATTATTTAAACCAAAACTTAAATCACCAAAGACATTAATATGTTTAGAAAATTGCCATGTACTCCCAAACTGAAGACCGTAAGAAAATTGCCGCAGATCATTTGAAAAATCATAAGAAGCCGTTTTACCATCTTCAAAAATCACTTTTACACCGGTAGGATCGCCTTCTCTAAGATAGCCATCAAAAACATATCCTGAAAAATTCTTATCCATTAGAAAAGACCAAAAAGCGCCACCTGAAAAAGACCAACGGTCATTTACTTTAAAAATCGCTAAAGTAGGAATGGTGATGTAAGAATTTGCGATATGAGTCGACACGCCGCCGGTCCAATTTCCAGCTACCCTTTCACCTTCGCCACCAATAATTTCCATTCTGTAGTTTTTTACTATAGAATTGGCTTTCATACCTTTATTTTCTAATTTAATACCCGTTCTAATTCCCCAAGAGCTAGGAGTTTGTTTGAATAAATAAGTAATGCTTCCTTCAAGACTGATATTCAACATCGGATTAAAACTACTCAGTTCTCTAATTTCTGCAGGAATCGGGATTGGAGTAAACCCTCCAAAATTAATTCCTGCTCGTAATTGATACGCAATAACTCCTGTTTCTTTTTTTTCAGAATCTAAGTCTTGCGCAAAAATCAATGAGCTTCCTATAAAAAGAAACACTAATAAATTGATGAAAAGAAGATAGAAATTATATTTCATTTTTAATGTATTAATTGCACTTCATCAATTAAAAGAGTACTTTCTACAGCACCGGAAAAAGTATCTCCGTCAATACTTGATGTAAAAACCAAGGTGAGGCTATATTTTCCATCTTTTAATTTTTGCTGATCGATTGTTTGATTATTTAATACATTAAAAGGAATATAAAATTCCGTCCAATTTGAAGTTTCAATTCGTTGTACATCTGTAATTTGAGCAATAGAATAGATATTAGGATGAGTAAATTTATTTGTTCCATCAAGATATTTTAACTCAGTATCTGTTTCAAAAAAAACAGCATAGATGTCCCAAGTATCTTTTTTGTTTGGCTGTACCACTCCATTCTCTTTATATACTGGTCCCGCTTTATATTTAAAAAAACCTTTTACTCCATCAGGAACAAAATCTACTGGCACCCCAAGATGTAAGCTTTTTAAAGGATTGGTAATGGATGCAGCTAAATCAAATTCTCCCATAAAGAGGTTTCCTGCAGCTATAGGTTTTCCCATTGTAGCACCTAAAGCTCCGGTAGATTGTGTGGTTAGTTTTACAGCCTGACCTACTTTTCCCGCTGCCCAACGTGCTGTAGGATAACCTTCGGGCGTAGAAGAGGCACCTGTTAGACCGAAACCCGAATTTCCACTTGCCCAATCCATAATATTTTGACCATTTGTATCGGTTTCAAAAAAAACATCAAACTTACCATTTTCAAGACGTACGTTTTCAAAACTGTACATAGAGCTTATCGTAGAAATAATATAAGATACCTCGTATTTCTTCTGGTACTGGCGATCTTCTGAAGTTACCGTATAAACCTGAGGTTGGCTGAAATTCAATACAGTCCCACTTTCTGGAAAGATGGTGGCTCCTGGTGTTAATGTAAAAACGGGCGCTTGTTTGGTAATATCTGTGGATGGTTTTACTAAAATTTGAATACGGTCGTTTTGTATGATTGGATCTTTTCTCAAGATAGCAGGATCTACAGTACAAGATAATATATCAGCTTCTGCATTGGGAAGTTCAGATTGTATGCAAGATAAAAACAAACAACTACCCAATAAAAATAAGATATATTTTAAGTGTTTCATAGGTTAAAAATAAGTTAAGACAAACTTAAAAAGCTCGTACTGAAGATACGAATTATTTATTTTAAAACTTATAAAAATCTAATATTCAATAAAAACATATGAATGATACCTATCTTCTATTTACTTTCATACAAGTTAATGAGCATTAATTTTTCTTTCTAAATCCTTTTTTGGTGGTAACAACGATAACTCCATTATTTCCATCTTTTCCATAAATAGCAACAGCAGAAGTTCCTCTAATAATCTCCATATTCTTAATTTTTTTAGGATTAAGATTTTTTACCGTTTTAGCGTCTGCAATTATTCCGTCTACAACCCATAAAGGTTCATTACTGCCTTGAACTGAAGAAGGCATGCCTCTAGTTGAAGGCCTAAGAATAATATTCTCAGGAGCACCCGAAAGACAGATAATCTGTTCCTGAAGACTTGAAAAAACCGTTTTTTTCACAGAGTCATTTTCCTGAGCATTTGTAGAAACAATTCCACTTGTTGTTAAGATAAAACCAATGGCAAATTTTGAAAAAAGCGAATTGATGAATGAATACTGCATATTTCGGTTAAGCTGTGATTCGTAAAAGTTTCCGCAGACATTTTGGGATGAGCTATCAGAAAAAAAATCTAAAATTTCATCATCAGAATCTTTTGTAAAATCTCTGACAGTTTTCGAGCAAGCAGCACAAAATCTTCCTTTTTTCTGTGAAGTCATTGTTTCCCAGTTTTCCTGACAAGGCTTTGGTAAAGTAATTTTCATCGTCTTTTTTATTTGAAAGATGCATTAGTGAATAAAAAGGTTGGAAAACAAAGTAAAATTAAAGATTATTTTAACAGTAAATTTAAAATTGCTGATTATTATAGAATGACTATGATGACTTTATAACAATCAAAATAAAATATAAAAACTCATTTCTTTAAATTTTTAAAACGTAGCTAAAAATCAAACTAAAATCCTGTAACTTTATACGTATTACCAAAAAATAGGGATGACAGAAAAAGTAATTTATAGACAAGAAACCCAAAATGATTTTTCAGAAGTATTTGAGCTTAAT is drawn from Chryseobacterium muglaense and contains these coding sequences:
- a CDS encoding porin family protein, with translation MKYNFYLLFINLLVFLFIGSSLIFAQDLDSEKKETGVIAYQLRAGINFGGFTPIPIPAEIRELSSFNPMLNISLEGSITYLFKQTPSSWGIRTGIKLENKGMKANSIVKNYRMEIIGGEGERVAGNWTGGVSTHIANSYITIPTLAIFKVNDRWSFSGGAFWSFLMDKNFSGYVFDGYLREGDPTGVKVIFEDGKTASYDFSNDLRQFSYGLQFGSTWQFSKHINVFGDLSFGLNNMFKSDFKTITFTMRPVYLNFGAGYSF
- a CDS encoding PCMD domain-containing protein, with protein sequence MKHLKYILFLLGSCLFLSCIQSELPNAEADILSCTVDPAILRKDPIIQNDRIQILVKPSTDITKQAPVFTLTPGATIFPESGTVLNFSQPQVYTVTSEDRQYQKKYEVSYIISTISSMYSFENVRLENGKFDVFFETDTNGQNIMDWASGNSGFGLTGASSTPEGYPTARWAAGKVGQAVKLTTQSTGALGATMGKPIAAGNLFMGEFDLAASITNPLKSLHLGVPVDFVPDGVKGFFKYKAGPVYKENGVVQPNKKDTWDIYAVFFETDTELKYLDGTNKFTHPNIYSIAQITDVQRIETSNWTEFYIPFNVLNNQTIDQQKLKDGKYSLTLVFTSSIDGDTFSGAVESTLLIDEVQLIH
- a CDS encoding TonB-dependent receptor plug domain-containing protein, with amino-acid sequence MKITLPKPCQENWETMTSQKKGRFCAACSKTVRDFTKDSDDEILDFFSDSSSQNVCGNFYESQLNRNMQYSFINSLFSKFAIGFILTTSGIVSTNAQENDSVKKTVFSSLQEQIICLSGAPENIILRPSTRGMPSSVQGSNEPLWVVDGIIADAKTVKNLNPKKIKNMEIIRGTSAVAIYGKDGNNGVIVVTTKKGFRKKN
- a CDS encoding HdeD family acid-resistance protein; its protein translation is MNESYSKPYKYWFLPIITGIIFIISGIYIFRTPLSSYLALTMLFAAIFFISGIFEIINAISNRHFQNWGWALVGGIIDLLFGIILMASPMLTATFLPIYVGFIIMFRSITGIGHAIALKEMNISAWTIPLIFGILGILLSLLMIFNPYIGGLTIVYYTAFSIIMFGVLQIILGITLKKLKQL